ACTTGTAATGTTTACAATGTTCAGTATAGGGATAATGGTAGGAGGTATTGCTCCAAACACTCAGACTGCTTCGGTAATTGCCAGTATTTTATATTTTCCTATGCTTATTTTCTCGGGAGCAACTCTTCCTTATGAAATAATGCCTAAAGTCATGCAGGATATTGTAAATTTTCTGCCTTTGACACAGGGGATAAAAATATTAAAAGCGGCGGTGCTTGGTTTTGAATTTCAAAATATATTGCCCGCTTTTCTTGTTATGGTAGTTATAACAGCTGTATGCAGTATTATATCTATAAAGTATTTCAGGTGGGAATAATATTCATCTTGACATTATATAATTAAATGGATAATATTTAAATTGCAAAGATAAAAACACTGTTCGGTTGGTAGTCCGGACGTAACTATAGTTATAAGTAACCTGCCTCCTTGGTTGTCCTTTCTTTGTTAATACTTAAAAGGAGGGATTTCTTTGGATGAAGTCAAATCAAAGCTTACTGTTTTCTTCGAAGATCCGTTTTATGTGGGGGTTATCGAAAGAGAATATGGGAAGAAGCTCGAAGTCACAAAAGTAACTTTCGGTAAAGAACCGACCGACGGAGAATTATTGGAATTTTTAAACAATAATTATTTCAAGCTTAAATTTATAAGGGTCAATCAAAGTGATAGAAAAAAAGATATTACGGAAATAAACCCCAAAAGGATGAAACGCATGGTCGGTAAGGAAATGAAAAAGAAAAGTATTTCTACAAAATCTCAGGATTTACTTAAAAAGCAGTATGAAGAAAGAAAACTTGAAGTAAAAAGTAAAAACAGAGAAGAAAATAAAGAAAAAGAAGAAAGACTTTTTGAACTCAGACAGATGAAAAAGAAGAAAAAACACAAGGGTAGGTGACCCTTGTGTTTTTTTATAAGATATAATTATTAAACATTATTGTTTCTCGAATTTTTTAAATATATCTATTATCTCCATATAATCTTTTGCATTTACAAGTTCTTCAAAGGCTTCTTTCGAGCAAAGTGTATTCATTAATTTAAATATCATATCCAAATTATCTTTACCTTCGAGAACTGAAAGTGCAATGACAAATTTAACGGGATCGTTTTTCTTATGTCCAAAGTGAACAGGTTCTTTTAATCTTAAAAAACTTCCTCCAAGCTCAATGACTCCGTACTTGGGGTTTGCATGTGCCAAAGCGATCCCCGGAGCAAATACGAAGTACGGATCGTTGTCCAAAGCATTATTTACCATTGCTCTTAAATAATCCGCCGTTATTTTCTTTTCCCACAATAGAGGTTCTCCCGCTATTATTATTGAAGATTTCCAATCCTCTACATTTTTATCAAGTAATATGTTTTCTTTTTTTAATAGTGTTGAGAAAAGTATTTTGCTATTTTCATTTGTTTTCTTTTCTTTTACTGAAGTTAAAGGCGTTTTGTTTTTTATGGTCGTTTCTTCTTTGATAGGTAAATTTCTCGATACTTCATTAAGCGTTTTATTTATTTTATCTACATCTTCATTTGTAAGGATAGGATTTACTTCTATCCATGGTATGGGAGCGCCCATTAAAGGTGTGGTCGTAATTATTAGGTCGTACTTTTGTGAAAATTCTTCGGGCTTTATAAATAATCTCGATTTTACATAATGAGATGAAACTACATCTTCTATTTTTATTTTAAATTGATTTTTTAGTTTTTCCGCTAAAAATTGTGAAGTTCCTATTCCCGCATGACACATTACAAGCACTCTTAATTCGTCAACGTTTTGTTTCATCCTTTCCAATGCCGCGACGATATGCATCAGTATATATGTCATTTCATTATCATCCAGCTTTATACCGAGGTCTTCTTCAAGT
This region of Anaerofustis stercorihominis DSM 17244 genomic DNA includes:
- a CDS encoding YjdF family protein; translated protein: MDEVKSKLTVFFEDPFYVGVIEREYGKKLEVTKVTFGKEPTDGELLEFLNNNYFKLKFIRVNQSDRKKDITEINPKRMKRMVGKEMKKKSISTKSQDLLKKQYEERKLEVKSKNREENKEKEERLFELRQMKKKKKHKGR
- a CDS encoding BglG family transcription antiterminator, which codes for MLLLLYGDTIKEEYINEEVCFLADYLMKKSSLKTEGKDTNQKINFYIIVKSFLYRLTCEYDINFLNDYKLQEFLTAHIISLYNRQKNNEKIINPYKEDLLKNYKKDYEIISENIYILEEDLGIKLDDNEMTYILMHIVAALERMKQNVDELRVLVMCHAGIGTSQFLAEKLKNQFKIKIEDVVSSHYVKSRLFIKPEEFSQKYDLIITTTPLMGAPIPWIEVNPILTNEDVDKINKTLNEVSRNLPIKEETTIKNKTPLTSVKEKKTNENSKILFSTLLKKENILLDKNVEDWKSSIIIAGEPLLWEKKITADYLRAMVNNALDNDPYFVFAPGIALAHANPKYGVIELGGSFLRLKEPVHFGHKKNDPVKFVIALSVLEGKDNLDMIFKLMNTLCSKEAFEELVNAKDYMEIIDIFKKFEKQ